In 'Nostoc azollae' 0708, the following are encoded in one genomic region:
- the larB gene encoding nickel pincer cofactor biosynthesis protein LarB: MTQPEALRSLLEAVADGKITPDIAFDSLKDLSYESVGEFAKIDNHRQLRTGFPEVIWGQGKTIDQIVQIMSVMRQQNHVVIATRIEQSVYTELQKKVRGLRYYEFARICAIAPSEIEIKFPGQIGILSAGTADLPVAEEAAVTAELSGFHVHRLLDVGVAGIHRLLSNRHLLESSSVLIVVAGMEGALPSVVAGLVDCPVIAVPTSIGYGASFSGLAPLLTMLNSCAAGVGVVNIDNGFGAAILAGQILRTSDKLRLASQS, translated from the coding sequence GTGACTCAACCTGAAGCTTTGCGATCGCTCCTGGAAGCGGTTGCTGATGGTAAAATTACCCCAGATATAGCATTCGACTCACTCAAAGACTTATCTTATGAATCTGTAGGTGAGTTTGCCAAAATAGATAACCACCGTCAATTAAGAACCGGTTTTCCAGAAGTCATTTGGGGACAAGGTAAAACTATTGATCAAATTGTGCAGATTATGTCCGTGATGCGTCAGCAGAACCATGTAGTTATAGCTACACGTATTGAGCAGTCGGTTTACACTGAACTGCAAAAAAAAGTTAGAGGTCTGCGATACTACGAATTTGCACGAATTTGTGCCATTGCACCCTCGGAAATTGAAATCAAATTCCCTGGACAAATCGGTATTCTCTCTGCGGGAACGGCTGATTTACCTGTAGCGGAAGAAGCCGCAGTCACAGCAGAACTTTCTGGTTTCCATGTCCACCGTCTTTTGGATGTGGGTGTAGCTGGAATTCACCGTTTACTTAGTAACCGTCACTTACTAGAGTCCTCATCTGTGTTAATTGTTGTTGCAGGTATGGAAGGGGCTTTACCTAGTGTGGTAGCAGGTTTAGTAGATTGTCCCGTCATTGCTGTTCCTACTAGCATCGGCTATGGTGCAAGTTTTTCTGGTTTAGCTCCTTTATTGACAATGCTTAACTCTTGTGCAGCCGGAGTGGGTGTGGTTAATATAGATAATGGTTTTGGTGCAGCAATTTTAGCAGGACAAATTTTGCGAACTTCCGATAAATTACGCTTGGCATCTCAAAGTTAG
- a CDS encoding ABC transporter substrate-binding protein, which produces MTFTEKILSYTKRFFLLISLLSFTALTITACNPTKLKTSAAQVPQLVTSILSDPKTFNYALNSDANNIFGYTYEGLLNQNPITGKLEPNLAESWEISEDKLKITFTLRNNLKWSDGQPLTSDDVVFTYNDIYLNEAIPTDVRDILRIGKDGKFPSIKKIDKRRVEFSIPEPFRPFLQNSGVPILPAHALRESLQTKDQDGKPKFLTTWGIDTPPEQIIVNGPFKLERYDTSQRVILRRNPYYWRKDAQGKLQPYIERIVWQIVESTDTSLLQFRSSGLDAVGVAPDYFSLLKVQEKQGDFQIYNGGPSTSTSFVLFNLNQGKRNGKLLIDPIKSRWFNNVDFRQAVAYAIDRRTMINNTFRGLGKPQNSPISVQSPYYLSPEAGLKVYNYNPEKSKELLLRSGFKYNAQNQLEDAQGNHVRFALLTNAGNKIREAMGSQIKQDLSKVGIQVDFTPLAWNTFIDKLSNTLDWEASLLGLTGGLEPNDGANVWSTEGGLHMFNQKPQPGQKPIEGWKVSPWEAKIHEFYIQGAQELDEAKVTEIYAEVQRLTQENLPFIYLVNPYSLYAIRNRFQGIRFSALGGPFWNIHEIKITK; this is translated from the coding sequence ATGACATTTACTGAAAAAATACTCAGTTACACAAAACGCTTTTTCTTGCTTATCAGCCTCCTTTCGTTTACAGCCCTGACAATTACTGCTTGTAATCCAACTAAACTAAAAACTAGCGCCGCACAAGTACCACAATTAGTAACCAGTATTCTCAGCGATCCGAAAACCTTTAACTATGCTCTTAATTCTGATGCAAATAATATTTTTGGATATACTTATGAAGGATTGCTTAACCAAAATCCTATCACTGGTAAACTTGAACCAAATTTAGCAGAATCATGGGAAATTTCTGAGGATAAATTAAAGATTACTTTCACTCTGCGCAATAATTTAAAATGGTCTGATGGACAACCACTCACATCTGATGATGTTGTATTTACTTATAATGATATTTATCTGAATGAAGCCATACCAACAGACGTTAGAGATATTTTGAGAATTGGGAAGGATGGCAAATTTCCCAGTATTAAAAAAATTGATAAAAGACGGGTAGAATTTAGCATACCAGAACCTTTTAGACCTTTTTTACAAAACTCTGGTGTACCTATTTTACCTGCTCATGCCTTACGAGAATCTTTACAAACTAAAGACCAAGACGGAAAACCTAAATTTCTGACAACATGGGGTATTGATACTCCACCTGAACAAATAATTGTTAATGGTCCCTTCAAGCTGGAACGTTACGATACTAGTCAGCGGGTAATTCTCCGGCGTAATCCCTATTATTGGCGTAAAGATGCTCAAGGTAAACTCCAACCTTATATTGAACGTATTGTTTGGCAAATTGTCGAATCAACGGATACTTCTTTATTACAATTTCGTTCTAGTGGTTTAGATGCTGTGGGGGTAGCACCAGACTATTTTTCTTTATTAAAGGTACAAGAAAAACAAGGTGATTTCCAAATTTATAATGGAGGACCTTCTACAAGTACAAGTTTTGTGCTTTTTAATTTGAATCAAGGAAAAAGAAACGGTAAATTACTCATAGACCCAATTAAATCACGTTGGTTTAATAATGTAGATTTTCGCCAAGCTGTAGCTTATGCAATTGATAGACGAACCATGATTAATAATACATTTCGTGGTTTGGGTAAACCGCAAAATTCACCCATTTCTGTGCAGAGTCCCTATTACCTTTCTCCAGAAGCAGGACTAAAAGTTTATAACTATAATCCCGAAAAATCTAAGGAATTATTACTCAGATCTGGGTTTAAATACAATGCTCAAAATCAGCTAGAAGATGCTCAAGGAAACCATGTTAGGTTTGCTTTACTTACCAATGCTGGTAACAAGATTCGTGAAGCAATGGGTTCACAAATTAAACAGGATTTGAGTAAAGTTGGTATCCAAGTTGATTTTACTCCTTTAGCATGGAATACTTTTATAGATAAGCTATCTAATACTTTAGATTGGGAAGCTTCTTTACTCGGTTTGACTGGTGGATTAGAACCAAATGATGGGGCCAATGTATGGTCTACTGAAGGTGGATTACATATGTTTAATCAAAAACCCCAACCAGGACAAAAACCAATAGAAGGGTGGAAAGTTTCACCATGGGAAGCGAAGATTCATGAATTTTATATTCAAGGCGCACAGGAACTTGATGAAGCAAAGGTGACAGAAATTTATGCAGAAGTTCAACGATTAACACAGGAGAATTTACCATTTATTTACTTAGTAAATCCCTATTCTCTTTACGCAATCCGAAACCGTTTTCAGGGAATTAGATTTTCTGCTTTGGGTGGTCCATTTTGGAACATTCATGAAATTAAAATTACAAAATAG
- the ispF gene encoding 2-C-methyl-D-erythritol 2,4-cyclodiphosphate synthase, whose amino-acid sequence MTMNIRIGNGYDIHRLVSDRNLILGGIHIPHELGLLGHSDADVLTHAIMDAMLGALSLGDIGHYFPPSDPQWAGADSLVLLKQVHQLIRDQGWKIGNIDSVVVAERPKLKPHIAKMRDKLVAVLELEPNQVSVKATTNEKLGSTGREEGICAYAVVLLVASD is encoded by the coding sequence ATGACTATGAACATCAGAATCGGTAACGGCTACGATATTCACAGATTGGTGAGCGATCGGAATTTGATTTTAGGCGGTATTCACATTCCTCATGAACTGGGGTTATTAGGACATAGTGATGCTGATGTCCTAACCCACGCCATCATGGACGCGATGCTGGGAGCATTATCTTTAGGAGATATAGGTCATTATTTCCCGCCTAGCGATCCCCAATGGGCTGGGGCTGATAGTCTTGTATTATTAAAACAAGTACATCAGTTAATTCGTGACCAAGGTTGGAAAATAGGAAATATTGATTCTGTAGTTGTGGCTGAACGTCCGAAACTAAAACCACATATTGCCAAAATGCGGGATAAATTAGTAGCCGTTTTAGAACTAGAACCAAATCAAGTTAGTGTGAAAGCTACTACTAATGAAAAATTAGGATCAACTGGTAGAGAAGAAGGGATTTGTGCGTATGCTGTAGTTTTGTTAGTAGCAAGTGATTAA
- the trmD gene encoding tRNA (guanosine(37)-N1)-methyltransferase TrmD: MRFDIVTLFPDCFSSVLSSGLLSKALARQIAQVHLVNPRDFTTDKHRKVDDEPYGGGVGMLMKPEPIFAAVESLPSLARRDVILMSPQGKTINQPLLRDLSTNYDQLVVICGHYEGVDDRVLNLVTREVSLGDFILTGGEIPAMALLNGVVRLLPGTVGKEESLKAESFEEGLLDFPQYTRPANFRGWKVPDVLLSGNHAEIAKWRFHQQLERTALRRPDLLQKWQEEREQGTGDS; this comes from the coding sequence GTGCGTTTTGATATAGTTACGCTTTTTCCTGACTGTTTTAGCTCGGTTCTCAGTTCTGGGCTGTTAAGTAAAGCTCTAGCCAGACAGATTGCTCAGGTACATTTGGTTAACCCCAGGGACTTTACCACTGATAAACATCGTAAGGTCGATGATGAACCTTACGGTGGAGGTGTGGGGATGCTAATGAAGCCTGAACCTATTTTTGCTGCTGTGGAGTCGCTACCATCCCTAGCCCGGCGAGATGTGATTTTAATGAGTCCCCAAGGTAAAACCATCAATCAACCCCTGTTGCGCGATTTGTCCACGAATTACGACCAATTGGTGGTGATTTGTGGTCACTATGAAGGGGTAGATGATAGAGTGCTGAACTTGGTCACTCGTGAGGTATCTTTGGGTGATTTTATTTTAACTGGTGGGGAAATTCCGGCTATGGCTTTGCTGAATGGAGTAGTACGTTTACTACCAGGGACGGTAGGTAAGGAGGAATCTCTAAAAGCAGAAAGTTTTGAAGAGGGATTATTGGATTTTCCTCAGTACACTCGTCCAGCCAATTTTCGGGGGTGGAAAGTACCAGATGTGTTATTGAGTGGAAACCATGCGGAAATTGCTAAATGGCGTTTCCACCAACAACTTGAGCGCACAGCTTTGCGCCGTCCGGATTTACTGCAAAAATGGCAAGAAGAGAGAGAACAGGGTACAGGTGACAGTTAA
- a CDS encoding cyanophycinase — MQQLKAKSLEMRTPQATKTAVLVIGGAEDKVHGREILRTFVARAGASKAYITIIPSASREPAIIGGRYIRIFEEMGAEKVEILDIREREQCDSSQIKASLEACTGVFLTGGDQLRLCGVLSDTAAMDIIRQRVRAGQLTLAGTSAGAAVMGHHMIAGGGSGETPNRSLVDMATGLGFIPEVIVDQHFHNRNRMGRLVSAIAAHPDRLGIGIDEDTCAVFERDGWLQVMGKGSVTIVDPTELTHTNEPLVSANEPLTVHNLRLHILSYGDRFHLYQRTVLPAVHRISS; from the coding sequence ATGCAGCAATTAAAAGCTAAATCGCTGGAAATGAGGACACCCCAAGCAACCAAAACCGCCGTTCTAGTTATCGGAGGCGCAGAAGACAAAGTTCACGGACGCGAAATCCTGCGGACTTTTGTTGCTCGTGCTGGTGCTAGTAAGGCGTATATTACAATTATTCCATCCGCCTCCCGCGAACCGGCTATCATCGGTGGTCGGTATATTCGCATTTTTGAAGAAATGGGTGCTGAAAAAGTTGAGATTTTAGACATTCGCGAACGTGAACAATGCGACAGTTCTCAAATTAAAGCATCTCTAGAAGCTTGTACTGGGGTCTTTTTAACAGGAGGAGACCAATTACGTCTGTGTGGAGTTCTGTCTGATACAGCTGCAATGGATATTATCCGGCAGCGGGTAAGAGCAGGACAACTAACCTTAGCAGGAACCAGTGCAGGCGCTGCGGTAATGGGACATCATATGATTGCAGGTGGTGGAAGTGGTGAAACACCGAATCGTTCCCTAGTCGATATGGCAACGGGCTTAGGATTTATTCCTGAAGTCATAGTGGATCAACATTTCCATAACCGGAATCGCATGGGGAGACTTGTAAGTGCGATCGCAGCACATCCTGACCGTCTAGGCATTGGCATTGATGAAGACACTTGTGCTGTGTTTGAACGCGATGGTTGGTTACAAGTTATGGGTAAAGGCAGTGTTACCATTGTTGACCCCACAGAACTTACCCATACGAACGAACCCCTTGTTAGTGCTAATGAACCATTAACAGTGCATAATTTACGCCTACATATCCTCAGTTACGGAGATCGTTTCCATCTTTACCAACGTACTGTTTTACCTGCTGTGCATCGGATCTCCAGCTGA
- the cphA gene encoding cyanophycin synthetase has product MRILKIQTLRGPNYWSIRRHKLIVMRLDLENLVETPSNEIAGFYEGLVEALPSLEGHYCSPGCRGGFLMRVREGTMMGHIVEHVALELQELAGMHVGFGRTRETATPGVYQVVIEYINEEAGRYAGRAAVRLCQSIVDRGRYPKAELEQDIQDLKDFSREASLGPSTEAIIKEAEKRGIPWMPLAARFLIQLGYGVNQKRMQATMTDNTGILGVELACDKEATKRILAANGVPVPRGTVINFLDDLEESIEYVGGYPIVIKPLDGNHGRGITIDIRSWDEAEAAYEAARQVSRSIIVERYYVGRDHRVLVVDGKVVAVAERVPAHVIGNGRSSIAELITETNQDPNRGEGHDNVLTKIELDRTSYQLLERQGYTLNSVPPKGTICYLRATANLSTGGSAVDRTDEIHPENVWLAQRVVRIIGLDIAGLDIVTTDISRPLRDVDGVIVEVNAAPGFRMHVAPSQGIPRNVAGAVMDMLFPNEKPSRIPILTVTGTNGKTTTTRLLAHIYRQTKKVVGYTTTDGTYIGDYLVEAGDNTGPQSAHVILQDPTVEVAVLESARGGILRSGLGFESANVGVVLNVAADHLGIGDIDTIEQLANLKSVVAEAVFPDGYAVLNADDHRVAAMSEKTKANIAYFTMNPDSDLVRKHIQKGGVAAVYENGYLSIVKGDWTHRIERAENIPLTMGGKAPFMIANALAASLAAFVQNVTIEQIRPGLRTFRASVSQTPGRMNLFNLGKYHALVDYAHNPASYEALGSFVRNWTTGQRIGVIGGPGDRRDEDFVTLGKLSADIFDYILVKEDDDTRGRLRGSASDLIIQGITQVKPNSRFESILDETQAINKALDMAPDGSLVVILPESVNRAIKLIKVRGVQEEIQPQNSTTTINDSQNGVAPSSVVNTLL; this is encoded by the coding sequence ATGAGAATCCTCAAGATCCAGACCTTACGCGGCCCAAACTATTGGAGCATTCGACGCCATAAGCTGATCGTCATGCGCCTTGATCTAGAAAACCTTGTGGAAACGCCCTCAAATGAAATCGCTGGCTTTTATGAAGGATTAGTTGAGGCGCTGCCAAGTCTGGAGGGTCATTATTGCTCTCCTGGCTGTCGTGGTGGTTTTTTGATGCGGGTACGAGAAGGCACTATGATGGGCCATATCGTAGAACACGTGGCCTTAGAACTCCAGGAATTAGCTGGAATGCACGTAGGTTTTGGCCGCACCCGTGAGACTGCCACACCTGGAGTTTACCAGGTAGTGATTGAGTACATAAATGAGGAAGCGGGACGTTATGCAGGACGTGCAGCAGTACGACTATGTCAGAGTATTGTTGATCGGGGCCGTTATCCCAAGGCAGAACTAGAGCAAGATATCCAAGACCTGAAAGACTTTAGCCGTGAAGCTTCCTTGGGTCCTTCTACAGAAGCGATCATCAAAGAAGCAGAAAAAAGAGGTATTCCCTGGATGCCTCTAGCCGCACGCTTTCTGATTCAGCTAGGCTACGGGGTCAACCAGAAGCGAATGCAGGCGACCATGACCGATAACACAGGTATTCTCGGCGTAGAATTAGCTTGTGACAAAGAAGCGACAAAACGCATTCTCGCTGCTAACGGTGTGCCAGTACCCAGAGGCACGGTGATTAACTTCTTGGATGACTTAGAAGAATCCATTGAGTATGTTGGTGGTTATCCTATAGTCATCAAGCCCTTAGATGGTAATCATGGCCGTGGTATCACCATTGATATCAGAAGTTGGGATGAAGCTGAGGCAGCCTATGAAGCAGCCAGACAAGTTTCTCGTTCTATTATTGTGGAACGATATTATGTCGGGCGCGACCATCGGGTATTAGTTGTAGATGGTAAAGTTGTCGCCGTAGCGGAACGAGTACCAGCCCACGTGATTGGTAATGGCAGATCCTCCATTGCTGAACTGATTACGGAAACCAACCAAGACCCAAATCGCGGAGAAGGACACGATAACGTCCTCACCAAAATTGAACTAGACCGTACTAGCTATCAGCTATTAGAACGGCAAGGCTATACCCTCAATAGCGTACCTCCCAAGGGAACTATTTGTTATTTACGGGCAACAGCCAATTTAAGTACGGGTGGTAGTGCTGTAGACCGCACCGACGAAATTCACCCAGAAAATGTTTGGTTAGCACAACGGGTAGTGAGAATTATCGGCTTGGATATTGCCGGCTTGGATATTGTCACCACAGATATTAGCCGTCCTCTCAGAGATGTGGATGGTGTCATTGTGGAAGTGAATGCCGCCCCTGGTTTTAGGATGCACGTCGCCCCCAGTCAGGGCATCCCCCGCAACGTTGCTGGTGCAGTGATGGATATGCTGTTTCCCAACGAAAAACCCAGCCGGATTCCCATTCTCACCGTTACAGGTACCAATGGCAAAACTACTACGACTCGTCTGTTAGCACATATTTATAGGCAAACAAAGAAGGTTGTAGGTTATACCACTACAGATGGAACATACATCGGTGATTACTTGGTAGAAGCTGGAGACAACACAGGTCCCCAAAGTGCCCATGTAATCCTGCAAGACCCAACTGTAGAAGTAGCGGTATTAGAATCGGCTCGTGGCGGTATTCTCCGTTCTGGCTTAGGTTTTGAATCTGCCAATGTGGGTGTGGTGTTAAATGTTGCCGCAGATCATTTAGGCATCGGCGATATTGATACCATTGAACAATTAGCTAATCTGAAAAGTGTAGTCGCAGAAGCTGTATTCCCTGATGGCTATGCCGTTCTTAATGCCGATGATCACCGCGTTGCGGCGATGTCAGAAAAGACAAAAGCGAATATTGCCTACTTCACTATGAACCCAGATTCGGATTTAGTGCGAAAGCATATCCAAAAGGGAGGAGTGGCAGCAGTGTATGAAAATGGCTATCTGTCAATTGTCAAAGGTGATTGGACACACCGCATAGAAAGAGCAGAAAATATACCCTTAACGATGGGTGGAAAAGCGCCATTTATGATTGCTAATGCTTTAGCAGCAAGTTTAGCAGCTTTTGTGCAGAACGTGACTATTGAACAGATTCGCCCTGGTTTAAGGACTTTCCGCGCTTCAGTTAGTCAAACGCCAGGACGAATGAATTTATTTAATTTGGGTAAATACCATGCTTTGGTAGACTATGCCCATAATCCTGCTAGTTATGAAGCTTTGGGTTCTTTTGTCCGCAACTGGACAACTGGACAACGCATTGGTGTAATTGGTGGTCCTGGAGATCGCCGTGACGAAGATTTTGTTACTCTGGGTAAATTATCAGCAGATATCTTTGACTACATCCTTGTCAAGGAAGATGACGACACCAGAGGAAGATTGCGCGGTTCTGCTTCAGATTTGATTATTCAAGGCATTACCCAAGTTAAGCCTAATTCCCGCTTTGAGTCAATTCTGGATGAAACCCAAGCCATTAACAAAGCCTTAGATATGGCTCCCGATGGTAGTCTGGTGGTAATTTTACCAGAAAGCGTTAACAGGGCTATTAAGTTAATTAAGGTGCGGGGTGTTCAGGAAGAAATACAGCCACAAAACTCGACTACTACTATCAATGATTCACAAAATGGGGTAGCACCTTCTTCCGTGGTTAATACCCTACTCTAA
- the cbiT gene encoding precorrin-6Y C5,15-methyltransferase subunit CbiT yields the protein MPSQLWPYITPGIPDELFENLPGIPLSQRELRLLLISQLRLQPNSVLWDIGAGTGTIPVEVGLLCPQGRVIAVERDEEVANLIKRNCDRFELKNVEVIEGSAPECLEKIKLAPQRVCIEGGKAIQAILQAVWRYLPPSGRVVATAANLESLYAISQSFSQLRAINIEVVQSAVNRLETRGFSQTFVAADPIFILSGEKLD from the coding sequence ATGCCTTCCCAACTTTGGCCTTACATTACCCCTGGTATTCCCGATGAATTATTTGAAAATTTACCAGGTATTCCCCTGAGTCAGCGAGAATTGAGGTTATTGTTAATTTCGCAACTGCGACTACAACCAAATTCAGTATTATGGGATATTGGTGCAGGGACAGGTACAATTCCTGTTGAGGTGGGGTTGCTGTGTCCACAGGGACGGGTAATTGCTGTAGAAAGAGATGAAGAAGTGGCTAACCTAATTAAACGCAACTGCGATCGGTTTGAGTTAAAAAATGTGGAAGTTATTGAAGGTAGCGCCCCAGAGTGTTTAGAAAAAATTAAACTAGCTCCACAGCGCGTCTGTATTGAAGGAGGAAAAGCTATACAGGCAATTTTGCAAGCAGTATGGCGTTATTTACCACCATCCGGGCGAGTGGTCGCTACAGCTGCTAATCTAGAGAGTCTGTATGCTATTTCCCAAAGCTTTTCTCAGTTAAGAGCTATAAATATCGAAGTTGTCCAGTCTGCTGTTAACCGCTTAGAGACAAGAGGCTTTTCACAAACCTTTGTTGCGGCTGATCCCATTTTCATTCTCAGTGGTGAGAAATTAGACTAA
- a CDS encoding phosphatidate cytidylyltransferase, translating to MPWSRIISGVIAIALALSSTLLGGWYFTIAIAIIVFLGQQEYFNLVRARGIAPAAKTTMFVSQALLVICTLDSSLADAIMPLAGTLICFYLLFQPQFATIADISASIMGLFYVGYLPSYWVRLRNLDSVAISNIPLGSYWPNNWNDILTQGNLANLSQGLTYTILTFLCIWAADIGAYIIGKFFGKTRLSDISPKKTVEGAVFGITASVIVALAGAYFLDLPNYLITGLALGLLIGIASLLGDLTESMLKRDAGVKDSGQLIPGHGGILDRTDSYIFTAPLVYYFVTLLV from the coding sequence ATGCCTTGGTCTCGAATTATTAGTGGAGTTATTGCGATCGCCCTTGCTTTGTCTTCAACCCTATTAGGGGGCTGGTACTTTACCATAGCAATTGCGATCATTGTCTTTTTAGGTCAACAGGAATATTTTAATTTGGTGCGAGCTAGAGGCATAGCTCCTGCTGCCAAAACTACTATGTTTGTGAGTCAAGCTCTATTAGTAATTTGCACTCTTGATAGTAGTTTAGCGGATGCTATTATGCCTCTAGCTGGTACGCTTATTTGTTTCTACCTGCTATTTCAACCCCAATTTGCCACCATTGCTGATATTTCCGCTTCCATTATGGGGTTATTTTATGTCGGTTATTTGCCTAGTTATTGGGTTAGATTGCGAAATCTTGACAGCGTAGCCATCAGTAATATCCCTTTAGGTAGTTACTGGCCTAACAACTGGAACGACATTTTAACACAGGGTAATTTAGCTAACTTATCACAAGGTTTAACATACACAATTTTAACTTTTTTATGTATTTGGGCTGCTGATATTGGTGCTTACATTATTGGTAAGTTCTTTGGTAAAACTCGTTTGTCAGATATCAGCCCGAAAAAAACTGTAGAAGGTGCTGTGTTTGGGATCACAGCCAGCGTTATAGTAGCTTTAGCAGGGGCTTATTTTCTGGATTTGCCCAATTATTTAATCACCGGTTTAGCCTTGGGTTTGTTGATTGGTATTGCTAGTCTATTAGGTGACTTGACTGAATCTATGTTGAAGCGAGATGCAGGTGTGAAAGATTCAGGACAATTGATACCAGGTCATGGTGGTATATTAGACCGGACTGATAGTTATATTTTTACAGCCCCTTTAGTTTACTATTTCGTAACGCTCCTGGTATAG
- a CDS encoding DUF2993 domain-containing protein gives MTPKISPVTNGKKIRFITQALTTAIKFWLRTQLTQVSKIEVEISASDRQLLSGCIPSVSIFATNAVYQGVHVTRIQMLAENIQINIGGIIKGQSLRLSEIVPVVAELIVEEQHLNDSLTSELLSTALNDVLLKLLPEAWEKSKPISWQEITLDNERLIICGALSPQNQPKLLELAVGLELLNGQELQLSQIQIKHDQEVVLENAAGYNLDLGSDVELHEITLKSKQLVCRGRINVNP, from the coding sequence ATGACCCCTAAAATTTCCCCAGTAACGAATGGTAAGAAAATACGATTTATTACTCAGGCTCTCACCACAGCCATCAAGTTTTGGCTAAGAACACAACTAACTCAAGTATCTAAGATTGAGGTAGAGATTAGCGCAAGCGATCGCCAACTCCTTTCTGGCTGTATTCCCTCTGTGTCTATTTTCGCTACTAATGCAGTTTATCAGGGTGTTCATGTGACACGCATTCAAATGCTGGCAGAAAATATACAGATAAACATTGGAGGTATAATTAAGGGTCAATCCCTACGACTATCAGAAATTGTGCCAGTGGTGGCTGAACTGATAGTGGAAGAACAGCATCTCAATGACTCCCTTACATCCGAATTATTATCAACTGCCTTAAATGATGTACTGCTAAAACTATTACCAGAAGCATGGGAAAAATCCAAGCCTATTTCTTGGCAGGAAATTACACTTGACAATGAGCGCTTGATAATATGTGGGGCTTTATCACCCCAAAATCAACCTAAATTGCTTGAGCTTGCAGTGGGGTTAGAACTACTCAATGGGCAGGAATTACAACTATCTCAGATTCAAATAAAACACGACCAAGAAGTAGTTTTAGAAAATGCTGCTGGATATAATTTAGACCTGGGATCAGATGTTGAACTCCACGAAATAACTTTGAAATCTAAACAATTAGTATGCCGTGGACGAATTAATGTCAATCCCTAA
- a CDS encoding pseudouridine synthase: protein MEARIQKIISQWGIASRREAEEMIKRSRVKINGILAHLGQKVDPQIDTISIDGQPISQSQHPSLIYLLLNKPPGVVSTCDDPQGRPTVLDLLPQKLRHGLGIHPVGRLDADSTGALILTNDGDLTFSLTHPSHNIAKTYHIVVKGHPPEVVLGRWREGVFLEGRKTRPAKVQLIESLAHQSKLEIILQEGRNRQIRRVAEQLGYPVIQLHRTAIGSIQLQTPKARFLLWGDYRHITPEEIIVLKKQIKRIPIND, encoded by the coding sequence ATGGAGGCACGGATACAGAAAATAATTTCTCAATGGGGTATTGCCTCACGTCGTGAAGCTGAAGAGATGATTAAGCGCTCGCGAGTGAAGATAAATGGGATTTTGGCACATTTAGGTCAAAAAGTCGATCCCCAAATAGACACAATTTCTATTGATGGTCAACCTATCTCTCAAAGCCAGCATCCGTCTTTAATTTATTTGTTACTAAATAAACCACCCGGAGTTGTTTCGACCTGTGACGATCCCCAAGGCAGACCTACGGTTCTAGATTTATTACCACAAAAATTGCGACATGGTTTAGGTATTCACCCAGTTGGACGCTTGGATGCAGACTCTACAGGGGCATTAATATTAACAAATGATGGGGACTTGACATTTTCGCTAACTCATCCTAGTCATAATATTGCTAAGACATATCATATTGTCGTTAAAGGACATCCCCCAGAAGTAGTTCTAGGGAGGTGGCGTGAAGGTGTATTTCTGGAAGGAAGAAAAACACGACCAGCTAAAGTGCAATTAATTGAATCTTTGGCTCACCAAAGCAAATTAGAAATTATTTTGCAAGAGGGAAGAAATCGCCAGATTCGTCGTGTCGCTGAACAGTTAGGATATCCAGTTATCCAACTGCATCGCACAGCCATAGGTTCAATTCAATTACAAACCCCAAAAGCTCGATTTCTCCTCTGGGGTGACTATCGTCATATTACCCCAGAGGAGATAATTGTTTTAAAAAAGCAGATAAAGCGGATACCTATTAACGATTAA